In Streptomyces sp. 71268, the DNA window GACCCGGCGTCCGCGAACCCGGCCCCCGCGGTGGCCCCGCGCGACCAGGCCGAGCGGCCCGGTGAGCCCGAAGCGGACGAGGCGGCGGCCGCCCCGGACGCCGAGGCGGACCAGCGGCCCGCGCCACCGGCCGACGCGGCGCGCGAGGCCGGCGCGACGGACGAGGCGGACCCGGTGGGCGAGGCGGGCCCGGCAGGCGAGGCCGACCCTGCGCGCGAGACGGACCCGGCGGGCGAGGCCGACGCGCGGCCCCGGGATGCGCGCGACGCGGGTTCGGAGGCGGCCCCCGCCGCCGAGTCCCCGGCCGGCGAGCGGGCTACGGTGCCGGGCGCGGCCGGTGCCGGTGGGGCCACCGGTGGCGGGAAGCGGTCGGCCGCGGCCGAGGCGCTGGCCGCCGCGGTGCGCGCCGTCGAGCGGGGCGAGGCCGACGCCGCCTCGTTCTTCACCACGCGAGGCAGGTCGGGGGCGGCCCGACCCGATGCCGCGCGCTCGGCCTCCCCCGGCCGAGCCGCGCCGACGCCGGGCGGCCCGCAGGCAGCGGCCCCGCACGGCACCGGGCCCACGGGCCCGGTCGACACCGGCCCCGCGACCCGGTTCGGCGGCGCCGACTCGGGCGGAGCGCCTCTTTCCGGGCCGGCCCCGACCGCCACGGCCGGGGCGCCCGGAGCCGGGCCCGGAGCCGGTCCGTCCGGTGCCGGCTCGCCGGCCGGTGGTGGCGGTGGGGCGCGGATGCCGGCGGCGGGCCCCGGGGTCGGGCCGGCGGAGCTGGACCAGATCCGCCAGGTGCTGACCGCCGGCGGCGCGCCGCCACACCTCGCCGAGCAGGTCGTACGGGCCCTGGGCGAGGGGGCCGCTGCGGTCCTGCGGGACGACCCGTGGCAGTTGCTCGCTGTCCCGGGGGTGCGCCCCGAGCAGGCGGACGGCTTCGCGCGGGCCCTGCTCGGCCCGGACTGCGGCCCCGGCGACGAGCGCCGCTCCCGGGCACTGGTCACCTGGCTGCTGGAGCGGGCCGCCCTCGAAGGCCACACGGCCCGCGAGTCGGCCACGCTGCGCGACGCGCTCGCCCAGCACGCCGTGCCGGACCCGGACGAGGCCCTGCGCGACGCCGTGGCGGAGGGCGTGGTGCTGGTCTTCCAGGACGCCCTGGAGACCCCGGGGGCGGCCCCGGCGGCCGGGGACGAGGAGGCCGAGCAGCCCGTCCGGGTGCTGCTGGGCCTCGACCGGTACGCACTGGCCGAGGAGAGCCTGGCCGACGGCCTGGCCCGGGTGATCAACACCTTCGAACCGGACGCGCCCGCCGACGCCGCGACCGGCACCGAGCCCGAGACCGAGACCGAGCCCGAGACCGAGACCGAGACCGAGACCGAGACCGACGAGGCTATGGAGACCGACGCGGAGCCCGAGGCGCGAGCGGCTGGCCCGGCGCCCGACTGGGAGGCGCTCGCCGGCGCCGCCCCCTCGCCGTCGGCCGCCGAACTGGTCAGGGCCGTCGCGGGGCACGGACTGGTGACGCACAGCGGGGGTGAGAGCGCCCGTGCCGAGGCCGTGGCCGTTGTCGCCGCCGCGCACGCGCGCGGCCTGCGCGCCTACGCCGCCGCGCACACGGACGACGGCCGCCGGCGGCTCGGCGCGGCGCTGGCGGACAGCGGCCTGCCCGCCGCGCTGGCGGTCACGGTCGCCGGACTGCTGACCGGGGCCGAGGGGCCGGGCCGGGACGCGGACGGCGCCTTCCGGCTCGACCTGCTCGCCGTGCTCGACGCTCCGCAGCTCGACGTGGAGGCCGCCGCGGCGCTGGTCGAGTCGCTGCCGGACGGCGTGCGGCTGGTGCTCAGCGGCGATCCGGGGGTCCTGTGGTCGGCGGGCGCCGGCCGGGTCTTCGCCGATCTGGTGGCCGCCCGCGCCTGCCCGCAGGTGGTCTCCCGCACACCGGACCCCGGCCCGATCGGCGAGTTGGTCTCCGGCATCGGCATCGGCGAGCTGACGCAGGTGGAGGCGCCCGGCAAGGAGGTGGTGATCGTTCCCGTGCGGGACGCGGGCGACGCCGTGCACCGCACCGTGCAGTTGGTCGCGGACTCGGTGCCACGGGCGATCGGCGTACCGGTACCCGACATCCAGGTCATCACCGTCGGCCACGGCGGCGCGGTCGGTACCCGGGCGCTCAACGCCGCCCTCAAGGAGCGTCTCAACCCCGGCCCCGGCCGGTTCGGCGGCTTCGACCCCGGCGACCGGGTCGCGTACGCGGTGGCCCCGGGGCGCACCGTGACGGGCACGGTGACCGCGGCCGAGCCCGACGGGCTGCGCCTCGACTGTGGGGGCGAGGACGTGCTCGTGCCGCGGGCCCGGGTCGCCGACGCCCTGCGACCCGGCTGGGCGGTCACGGCGCACCAGGCGGCCGGCCGGCGCTGGCCCGCGACCGTCGTCGTCCTCCCGGGGGACGCGGGCCCGCTGCTCACCCGGGCCTGGGTCTACACGGCGTTCAGCCGCGGCGAGCGGCACCTGTCCGTGGTCCACGGCGCGGGCCCGGCCCTGCCGCACGCGGTGGCCGAGGTCCCGGCCGCCGAGCGCACGACGCGGTTGCGGGCCCTGCTGCGGGCCCAGAACGCGACGGCCTGACCCGCGCGACCCACCCGCCGGGCGGCGCGCAGCGCCTGAGCTCACCCCGGCCGACCGCCGCGAGGACGCCGCCCGGCCGCCCGGCCGGGCCCCCGGTTCGCCGGGGGCCCGGCGCGGCTCGGGCGGCTCGTGCGGGGCGGGTCAGGGCTCGGGGTCGATGAGCTCCAGGTCGTCGTCGACGTCGTCGGGCTCCTCGTCGAAGACCGCGCTCACGTCGAAGCGGCACACGATCCGCTGCGGGTCCGCGTGGTCGAACGGCGCCGCCAGCCACTCCCCCGGGTCGGCGGGCTCGTCCGCGGCCGCCACCCACAGCGTCGAATCGCCCTCCTCAAGGCCGAACTCCTTGTGCCGGGAGGCGATTTCATCGGGTTCGTACTCACCGAAGAGAACGCCGAGCGCGGCGTGCACGCTGCTGCCGACGGTCGCCGCCGCGCCCTTGCCGGGCAGGCCGTTGCCCGACGCCCCGTCCGGATCGAGGTCGGCGATCCGCTGGGCCTGCGAGAGCAGCCGCTGCGGCTCCGCCACCGCGTAGTCCCGGCGGATCAGCACGCTGAGGGCGTTCGGTTCCTCCGGCCCGTCGTACGCGGGCAGGGAGTCGTCGCCGGGGATCTCGAAGGGCGTGACTTCGTCGTACGCGTCGTAGAGGAGTTCGTCATAGGTCTCGGCAGCCGCGGCCAGTTCGTTGAACGCGGCGTAGACGGCCGGGTCGTCCCCGCCGACCCGCCGCTCGACGGCATCGAGGTGCCGGTCCAGTGCGGCTTTGACCGCTTCGGCGGCGGCGCGTACCTCGGCAGCGGATGGCTGCGCAGCATCAGACATAGTGCAGACGCTATCCGTACCAGGCCAGTTCCCGCACAATAGATGCGATGCCGGAATACGAATTCTGCGATGTGTATGTGCCTCGGGGGGTTTCCCGCAAGGCCACGACCCGCTTGCTGACCGACCATGCCGAGTACGGACACTGGGAGTTGGACCGCCTACGGCTCAACCCCGACGGCAGCCGCAGGGTGCGGCTGCGCCGCCGGATCATCCGGCAACTCCGCGCTACCTGGTAGAGCGGCGCGGGCCCCGTACGGACGGGGCCCGCGCCGCTCACGAGCCGTGCCTGCCGGTGGGCGGCGCCCGCTCGGGCCGCCGGCGTGCCCGGTCGACTCGGTCGACCGGCACCGGACGCCGCGCGCGTCGGCCGCTAGACGGCGCGGGCCCTGCGGTAGAGCACCGTGCCGGCGAGCAGCAGGCCGGCGCCGGCGGGCAGGGCGATGGCCAGGGTCCCGGCGCCCGTCTCAGCGAGTTGCTCGGCGGTCTCGGCGGCCACCCGCTCGATGGAGCCCCCGGGGTCCCCGGAGCGGGACGCGGGCAGTTCCTCGCCGCGCTCCATGTGTGTCTCGGTCCTCGACGGCGTCTCCACCCGGGACGTCGGCGGCTGCTCGGCACGCGGCTTCTCCGTGGGACCCGGCTTGTCCCCGGGCTCGGGCCGCGGTTCGGGCTTCGGCTGCTGCTTCGGCGGCGCCACCTCCTCGCGCTCGCGCGTGGGCGGCTGGTGCGGCCCCTCGTGGGACACCGGGCCGGTCACGTTGCCGCACTTGTTGCGGACGGCCGGGTTCAGCAGTCCGACGACGTTGACGGTGTTGCCGCAGGCGTTGACCGGCACGTGCACCGGCACCTGGGCGTTGTTGCCCGAGCCGATGCCGGGCGAACCGTGCGCCCCGCCGACCGCCTGGGCCCCTCCAGCGGAGCGGGTGACCTCGCGGTGCTCACCCGAGGCGCCCTTCCCCGCGGGCTTGGACTGCCGAGTTCCGGTTGCCTTGCCGGCGTCGCCCGCCCGGCCCGTGTCGCTCTTGGCGGCGTGGCTGTCCACGTTGGCGCACCTGTTGCCGACGGCCGGGTTGAGCGCACCCACGACGTCGACGGTGTTGCCGCACGCGTTGACCGGGACGTGCACTGGTACCTGCACGTTGTTGCCCGAAAGGACGCCCGGCGAGTTTGAGCTGGCGCCGTGGGCGGCCGAGTCCGCGTGTGCGTAGCCGCCGGCCACGGCGAATACGCCGCCGGCTGCGGCCATGGTGATCAGGCCCTTCTTCGCGACCTGT includes these proteins:
- a CDS encoding helix-hairpin-helix domain-containing protein, giving the protein MSSDRPAGEAASATAGDPAPRDEDATAPDPSPDTPEDPASANPAPAVAPRDQAERPGEPEADEAAAAPDAEADQRPAPPADAAREAGATDEADPVGEAGPAGEADPARETDPAGEADARPRDARDAGSEAAPAAESPAGERATVPGAAGAGGATGGGKRSAAAEALAAAVRAVERGEADAASFFTTRGRSGAARPDAARSASPGRAAPTPGGPQAAAPHGTGPTGPVDTGPATRFGGADSGGAPLSGPAPTATAGAPGAGPGAGPSGAGSPAGGGGGARMPAAGPGVGPAELDQIRQVLTAGGAPPHLAEQVVRALGEGAAAVLRDDPWQLLAVPGVRPEQADGFARALLGPDCGPGDERRSRALVTWLLERAALEGHTARESATLRDALAQHAVPDPDEALRDAVAEGVVLVFQDALETPGAAPAAGDEEAEQPVRVLLGLDRYALAEESLADGLARVINTFEPDAPADAATGTEPETETEPETETETETETDEAMETDAEPEARAAGPAPDWEALAGAAPSPSAAELVRAVAGHGLVTHSGGESARAEAVAVVAAAHARGLRAYAAAHTDDGRRRLGAALADSGLPAALAVTVAGLLTGAEGPGRDADGAFRLDLLAVLDAPQLDVEAAAALVESLPDGVRLVLSGDPGVLWSAGAGRVFADLVAARACPQVVSRTPDPGPIGELVSGIGIGELTQVEAPGKEVVIVPVRDAGDAVHRTVQLVADSVPRAIGVPVPDIQVITVGHGGAVGTRALNAALKERLNPGPGRFGGFDPGDRVAYAVAPGRTVTGTVTAAEPDGLRLDCGGEDVLVPRARVADALRPGWAVTAHQAAGRRWPATVVVLPGDAGPLLTRAWVYTAFSRGERHLSVVHGAGPALPHAVAEVPAAERTTRLRALLRAQNATA
- a CDS encoding DUF5703 family protein codes for the protein MPEYEFCDVYVPRGVSRKATTRLLTDHAEYGHWELDRLRLNPDGSRRVRLRRRIIRQLRATW
- a CDS encoding chaplin, which gives rise to MRQVAKKGLITMAAAGGVFAVAGGYAHADSAAHGASSNSPGVLSGNNVQVPVHVPVNACGNTVDVVGALNPAVGNRCANVDSHAAKSDTGRAGDAGKATGTRQSKPAGKGASGEHREVTRSAGGAQAVGGAHGSPGIGSGNNAQVPVHVPVNACGNTVNVVGLLNPAVRNKCGNVTGPVSHEGPHQPPTREREEVAPPKQQPKPEPRPEPGDKPGPTEKPRAEQPPTSRVETPSRTETHMERGEELPASRSGDPGGSIERVAAETAEQLAETGAGTLAIALPAGAGLLLAGTVLYRRARAV